The Solanum pennellii chromosome 4, SPENNV200 genomic interval TTTGTGTCAAAAGGTATATATCAAAATCTTTGTACTCTTACCGTGTATGGAGGTACCACAACATATCCgtttaaaatagttaaaacatGTCATTCGATAATCGATATCAATTTATACGATAATTTTATCACATACCTAAAACTATAGAATCAATATACTTGTATATAAATCTGAATTAAATGAGTAAAATTTGTAATGTGGAGTGATAGTCCACTATGCACCCATACGGTCGTGTGTTCGAAATTTGATTGGCATGTTCGGAATAATTTATTTCGAGATTAATAATTAGTACAAGGAAAAGTTATCCCTCCCATTAGGTGGTATAGTAATCTCGGTATTAAaagaagtaataacaaaatattctttaaaatcttttttatacCTCACTTTCCATATTCATGAAGGATATTttgtaaacaaataaattatttttaacaaaacttattattttgaatataacaataaaacaaatcaaacaCTCAATAGAAAATATTCTCAACATAACTTATTCTATCATGATTTATCTCATCATAACTAATCCTTTCGTAACTTGAATCCAAACCAAACGACCAATCATCTATTCCACCATTTTTTCtaccatataaaaaattaaataggctcacgaatattattttaatatcaaCCTTCGTATTCCAATAATTCCACAAAATTTAGACTTTTAGTTAATTCCTCAAATCGAAAATTATTGTTATTCAACGTACCAAAGGGGAATATAATTTTGTCAGGGAAATCAACGGACcaaaaaataagcaaaataagAAACCCTTAAACCCCTTCACAATTCACTTCATTCAACTTGCttcctccatttttttttttgaaggtaattgtttttgctttctGCTTGTAGTTTTCgagttttatttgtttgatttcatCATTTTGTGTTTTCATCGGGATtaaattcttgaaatttttgatgttgttgtttctGGTTTAGCTGTTGTAGTAGTAGTATACTTGTTTTGCAATTTAGTGCCGACCCAAAATGactaatttctcaaattaagGCTAAATCAATGATTTTCACCAAGAAGGAATTGTAATAGTAATGATAATAATGTGGTTTCAGGTTTATACGCTTTGGGGTTTTACAAGTCTATTTTCCTCATTTGCTCGAATTTTAATGTCAATTCTGCATGTTTGAGTTGAGGGAAGGACCATTCTTGAAATGTTATTGGtgctattttttgttttctgatCAAAAACAGACTCGGGGTTGggtgtttcttttttttccagGAGTTTTATCCTTGTGATGTTGTATATTTACGCTAGCCTCGATAGCATTGTGGGTGTTGCTTATAACCAACATAGTGGTTTGACTAGATATCATTTTGCTAAAAGATCTATTATTGTACTGCAGTTTCCTTCTTCTGTTGATGAAGTTGAATTTTGCTTGATAAATAAGGGGGAGATGACATGAATGGTAAAACCTTTACATTATGAATAGGAGAGGCTTGATGTTGAAGTGTGGGAAAGGAAAACCTGAGAGTTTTCATTTCTTATTGATAGGATCAGTATTCCGTTGTTAGAGTGGTAGGTGATAGGTTTCTAATTTCGAGCTTTTTTTGGGATTAGTGTGTTTAGTGAAGAAATATCTTTAGGGGATGAATGGTGGGTGGGTGTTTGTTTTGCcaaacaaactatgaatgatgGAGTGTCAGTTGTAATGCTTGAtcatccatttttatttgtattctcAGAAACAACAGTAGGAAAATAATGCAGATACTATTTCTAAGTCCAAATGTTTTCCTTTTACTGTTTTCATAGTAGGTTTAATCTAATGATGCTATTGTGATTAATCATCACACATATAAACCAACAACAACTTATCCAGTATGAGGGTTGGAGTACATAGACCTACATTTGCGGGGTATGGAGGTCATTTCTGATATACTTTGAGATAATCTAACGTGGCATTCATTATTATACTGACTGAAGATGGCATCAAGTCATCAATGAACATGTGATCTTATGAATCTCAGCCTTGTGCTCTTCTCTTTCAGGACTCATTCATCACAATCTTAATCGATTAAGCATTGTGCTCTAGCTATAGTGATCCCATTACACTTGGTGCAATCGTTCTTTTTTTGGGGGCTGGGGGTTCTGTAGGATGGGTATATCTTGTCATAGAGTTTATGAGAAAAGAATGAAGCATAAATAGTAATGAAATGGCTATAACGGATGATTTACTCACTTGTTTTAAGGGTACCAGTTTTCATGAGAGTTGGGTATTACATTCCACAAAAGTGACTAATGGTTTTGGCCCTAGTTTAATGTGGAGCAAGGGGTGGAGAATTTGGTTTTTGTTTTTGACAATCTATTCCTTTAGTGAATAAGTTACAGATGTACAGTATCTCATGCCACATTTCGGTATCTGTGAGTCGTCCTAATGGATAAACAGGGAAAGAATGGAGACCATTGCTAGATGTTGGTTGCGTCTCTTAAATTACTCCacattttaagtgtttttaatTCTGctattttctaattaaaaagAGCAGTGGTTAAAAAAGTCTTGTTCTTATTGTAAGTTAGCAGGGAGGAAGAAAACAAACAATTCCACAGCTGTAGCCCTAATGGTTGAGGTATGGTGGTCCTTGTTAGGGGCTGCTATTCCTGCTATTGTAGCTGGTCAAGCTTACAGAATTAAGAGAAATCATGCTGAGGAGCAGAGAATCAAGAGTGCACGGGGCAGGGAGAAGAGCACTGATGATATTTTCGTGTGCGAGAGAGTCTGTACGTCAAAGAGAATGTTGAAGAAGGTTGGTGCATTTTCCAAGGATCCAATTCCCGATACTTGTATTACTGTTTGTGGCGTATCCGAACTTGATGCTTGCTCTGATGCCTGCGCTCGTACTGTCTGTGTCAACCAGCATCAAGTGCCAAACTGGAATGATGTCTGCCTCCGGAGATGTCAAAGTGAATGCCTCAAACTTTCTTCTAATCTCCCTTGATGTGTTTACTGGTTTTTTTCATCCACTTCGATTTCCTTGCCAAACTTGGTAAACCACCATTCTCCAACTTTGATGGTTAAAAATGACATGCTTTGTTTCATTATATCATCTCAACTTTGTTATGAATTATGCTTTATTCCAGTTTTAGATCATTGATTTGTCAGCTTGCAACTTCAGTTCAGATATAGCCAGTTATGGTTGTTGGGTTAGGATTGAAGGATATTGGTAATAATTCATTTACCTAAACTTGTGGATTTTTTTTACAGTAATCAAATTTTGAATGTAGACAAATTACACTTATGATGCTATAAAAGACCTATggggaaaaaaaaatatcatactaCAGAAGCGAGTTGAGAATCCTGAGGTTTCTTCTTATCTACCAAGCTTTGGTGGATAGAGTCACCTGGTAGCAAGTCAAAAGTGTTACAGTAGAGAAGAGAAAGGAAGAAATGCTAATCACTTCTTGACTTGTTAGTACATTATTTTCAGAGTTCATCATGTCCAGAAGGCACAGTGTCTTCAGTTTTCTCATCTGTTTTGCGCCCTGCAGATATTGTATCCTTCACTTTGTCAGCTGTGTCATGCACTTTCTGCTCCACCGCCTCGGCAGCCGATTTAGCGGATCCTTTTACAGTCTCTTTGCTCTTCTCAAAGCTCTTCTGAGTAGCCTCCATTATCCTCCCTCCAGCACCTCCATTAGCACTGACATCATCATTGCTTCTGAAACTGCAAAACGATCAAACTCCCAAAAACTCATTTTccaaacaataacaacaacatatccagtgtATAGCCATAAGTTGGGTCGGGGAAGGTAGAGCGTATATGCAGATCTTACTCCTAACAACATAATCTACTGTGCTATCagattatgaaaagaaaaggagatCTTTGTCAAGGTATAGACATCACTAGTGAACCAAATCTTGGTAGTAAAGCATGATGCATTCTTCCTAAACACTCTACTACTGTCACTAGGAATGTAAGAGATCGAAGCACTCTTTGTTTATAACCATCTGATATCTAGAAACTATTTGCACGATTAATTAAGATTCGTGTTGTTTACAAATTCATTTTAAGGAGGAAGTGGCTCCTTTTCATGAGGTCTCTCCATTCGTAGGGCTCAAACTCGAGATATGGTGAAAGGATATCATTATTCATTCCACCCCATCATATTTTAGGGATTTAGATTTGCATTAGATCTCATGTTCTCTATTACACTCATTAAATTGCACTCTCCATCAACTTGTTGCATGAAATGGTCAATAATGCTCCTACGCCTATTGCTTTATGAGTTCGGCAAAATCAATAACTTTAATCCAAACTCTATATTTATgttaagaaatttatttaatatatataaataatatatcaagAATCCAGtaaacaaaaatggttatgacTTATGATCCAGAACACACAAACTTAATTAAAATCTTAGAATCCACCTCTTATCATTCAAATGTACTAACACTACAACaaataaagaatattatttagcggcaataatatgctatattatatattaacaaGCAATAAGAAATATGAGTATTTATATCATCATTCGATATAAATGTTAACGAATCTGAATACAATGACATTAACTCAGTTGCCactaaatatctcttttattgCAGCCGTAAAGAAAGCATAGAAGGGAATTAAGGAAAAATACTTACTCTACATTTGGAGGAAAATACTTAAGTTGAAGTTGATTAATATATGACTTAGCCACATCCAAAGAACGTAATGTAGATGTAAGAAGCATAGAATAAGCCTCTTCTAGAATTTGTGtaggagattgttctttttTATCCTCTTCAACATTTTGTTGATTACCATTTGTGTGAATTATTTCAGAGGAAATTGTAATGAGacaaaaaataacaagtatacttaattttctaaaaaattccatgttttttatttttattttattgttttttctaaATTGGAAATGATGAATATCTATATTAGTTTTTGAAGGTTAATATGGTTGTTGtgttaatggagaaaaaatatgagtttttgTAGATGAAAAAAGTGTGTGGAAGTAATGGAGATTCTACAACAAAGGAAAATGAGAGGTTCAAGTACCCACGTTCATACATTTGTCAATAATTTTCGAGACAAAcagtttttattttaaaaagggtgtatttggtatagagaaaatgttttctcgaaaaatatttgatatttatctgataaataagtaaaaaatattatttataaaatatttatgtaatctAACAAAATACTATGATGGTAGGATGGGTGAAGTGCGTGGGGTGTGTGTGTGACGGTTGTTGCGTGGAtgggaaaaagaaaattaatttgaaatgttatttatgaaatttgtttttggacattttcttcaatatattttttttccttattttgaaagaatatattttcctagaaattattttttagaatattataatCAATCAAATacgaaaatttttaaaaataatcccACCAAATACGAACTTAAAGGAAATAGTGCCTTTGAGTTCTAAATATGAGATCTTGTAAATTCAACTTCATCGTAGAATGTCACTTTAAATTGGTGTTTAAGgattaataatttattcacttaatttttttaattaattagcttTGATTGAAATATGTGTCACTTAattattcacatatttttttccaaaacattCGAATGATGACTTGAGATATTGATTAGGTATTTTTAatagacatttcaattcatatttttaaagaacTTTTGTGCATATTCTTGAGCATCTATTATATAGTTACGTTAGCCAtctaaaatatgtaaatttattttttttaatcatacaCATCTACCTCAATTCATACATATTTGGTTTTTACTGTTTATTGAGTCCTATATGCATAATTAAAGAGGGTAACATATGTTAAgtgattaattaacttattatctATGTAATTATGATACATGGatacacatataaaaaattaacttttaaatcaaaattataatataaaagtattttatcatatgttcaaatattttgtttgaaCATGCCATAATTTAatctattaaataaaatttaatgacaaATTGAAGAGGCTATTATACGCTAAACTAAGTGTGCTATCTAAATTTCTAATGTTTAAAGAATGTCTATACTAAAAGGATACTATATTTTCATTAAGCCCAAAACCTCCATAACATTTCTAGGTATTAAAgagtatatataaattaatttaaatttataattgactcaatatttttagttaattaaattatcattaACTCGAGAAAAACGTACCATTAATACATGTTTAATGTCGAAACACTACTAGGTTACTCCTTTTGGTCATGATGTTGtttgcaataaattttaaagtgacagaaaataaataacaatcacaaataaaatatgaagaaacatgattttattgatcAAGATAGATTGCGGGTACAATTCCattgatcccttgattctactctcctaggatttatccatgattcgagggtcgttagtggcgtatttctcgaactaggatgatttagatttgacctctctatataaataatccatcaatttgtggagtattcaAGATCTTGATCTCTTGAAATTTccgagatgccttttaagggaatttagtacTCTTTATATATGCATtatttaggatttagggttgagtagcctccaagaatctTAATTTGAGTTGATCACAATTTTACAATTTGTAGAgtccaaaaaaatttcaatgtgTATTTGACTTAACATATCccttaaaatattcatttaccATTAAAAAATAGAGTTAATTCTATTTTCACCAAATTATCCTTAACTAAATACTAGTGTTCCTATTTGATATACTTTCTTGGTTATATAAACATCACATATTTGCAAAATATGACGATTCAAATTGAGCTTCGTCTCACAAACTAACATCTAACAACTACTAACTGAAAATTGAAATGACAATATacaaatttattcataaataagaGGATAAACATCGACacaatttttatccttttagaatcctttttatttcttgtttttgaattttgacatctaaatatatgtcatatattTTAGCTATAGTTATATATAAGGGACATCACATATTTTAAGATAAGGTAGgaatattattacaaatattGAGTTCATAAAAGCAATATATCGTCACATATTTTACTAAACACAATATATGATGTGTAATGtgtttttctagattttttgtTAAGAAAATGACAATCTAACCATTAAATGTGCATATTGGTAGGAAGGTCAACTACTTAATTCAATTTACTTTGGCTGGACTTCTCCTGGAACATGCAATCAGGTTTTACTTGTCTCAAATGTGgcttggttttttttttaatggataaagtatatgaaaattctttttgatatatGCGTAATGGTGAGATTCGATTATACGATTTTTGTCTTGTTTATTCTGTTATCATATTAAAGTGTGTGGCCATATCtcatttaaaagtttgaattgctagaaagaacacattttttttaataaattgtattCTCAACATATAGGtgttcaattaaaataaactttagATCGAGTGTATAAATGAAATTTACTTATAAATTTAAGAGAATACCAATATATTAAgtcattttaattcatttgCAATTTAAACCTAAGTATCCTCATAAGATCAATTTACTTATATCTACAAATAGTGTAATGAAATTCATACATTATCAAGCGGTGAATTTGATATAGAGAACTGCTAAACAGTCAGAAAAATATGGTCAGAAACGTATAAAGACTATATTAAtcttttagtttaaaataaagaaaaaaaaagtgtttgtCATTtcctaaaattataatttaattaaaacaccGATTCATAGGTTTAGAATATGAAGAGTCCCATTGGGAcaatattttcctttaattgCAGCAGCCAAATCTATTCCCAAAACTTTGTTCTCCTAAATTAAATAGGGAAAAGGAAATTGATTTAACGGAACTTCATTACTGCTCCATGATTAAGTTACgcattttattttctaaatcaaATTCAATTCCTATAATTTAGGCATTTCCTTTTTTAGATAAGgtcagtttttttaaaaaaataaatcaaatcatttatgtaaataatttatatattaaattaaattgtatgtttaaattattttttcaatataatttgtaaaatattgtgACAACGAAACTCAAAATACATTAGACCTGATGAATATATGTACTGGAGTATctaactgtcacgacccaaaaccgagccgcgactggcacccacacttaccctcctatgtgagcgaaccaaccaatccaaaccctaacatttcaatttaatatcaacagaaagtaatgcggaagacttaaactcattaataaaaaccaattcaataacttctaaaattcaacatctattattccccaaaatctggaagtcatcaccacaagaacatctatgatcaaattactaaactaagagtattctaagaagctaaaataaacaaaagctagtccatgccggaacttcaaggcatcaagacatgaggaagaagatccagtccaagctagaagcattagctcaccctgaaatccggtgtaatgaagactggctagagttgcgattgagttgaagacgacggtacgtttgctgcactccacaaataacaaggaaaaacaaatacaagtaggggtcagtacaaaacacgggtactgagtaggtatcatcggccaactcaaaatagaaaacagtatatatcagataatatcataaatcaactacaatactcaacatgtagcaacaacaagttctataatcattaataagtacCGCcgagttcacacatgaggactcaagcctcaataccatactcatttgggaattaggttcattagattgagtatattaacatctttcaagattctttatctttattcctcttgtgtc includes:
- the LOC107015888 gene encoding uncharacterized protein At5g64816; amino-acid sequence: MVEVWWSLLGAAIPAIVAGQAYRIKRNHAEEQRIKSARGREKSTDDIFVCERVCTSKRMLKKVGAFSKDPIPDTCITVCGVSELDACSDACARTVCVNQHQVPNWNDVCLRRCQSECLKLSSNLP
- the LOC107015887 gene encoding uncharacterized protein LOC107015887 isoform X2 encodes the protein MEFFRKLSILVIFCLITISSEIIHTNGNQQNVEEDKKEQSPTQILEEAYSMLLTSTLRSLDVAKSYINQLQLKYFPPNVESNDDVSANGGAGGRIMEATQKSFEKSKETVKGSAKSAAEAVEQKVHDTADKVKDTISAGRKTDEKTEDTVPSGHDEL
- the LOC107015887 gene encoding uncharacterized protein LOC107015887 isoform X1, whose product is MEFFRKLSILVIFCLITISSEIIHTNGNQQNVEEDKKEQSPTQILEEAYSMLLTSTLRSLDVAKSYINQLQLKYFPPNVDFRSNDDVSANGGAGGRIMEATQKSFEKSKETVKGSAKSAAEAVEQKVHDTADKVKDTISAGRKTDEKTEDTVPSGHDEL